The Acidimicrobiales bacterium DNA segment AAGAACACGTCGGTGCGGTCACGCAGTTGCTGGGCGAGCGCAAGGCCCGCATGGAGAACATGACCAACCACGGCACCGGCTGGGTTCGTCTCGACTATGTGGTCGCAGCCCGCGGGCTGATCGGCTTCCGCACCGAGTTCCTCACCGAAACCCGTGGCACCGGCCTGTTGCACCACGTGTTCGAGGGCTATGAGCCCTGGATGGGCGAGCTTCGCACCCGCGTCGTGTGCAGCATCGATGCCGACCGCACCGGCCCGATCACTCCCTACGCGGTCACCCAGCTGCAGGAGCGCATGGCGTTCTTCGTCGGCCCTGGCACCGACGTGTACGAGGGCATGATCGTGGGCGAGAACCCGCGCAACGAAGACATGGACGTCAACGTGTGCCGCGAGAAGAAGCTCACCAACATCCGCACCCAGTCGAGCGACGACACAGTGCGCCTGACCCCGCCTCGCAAGCTGACCCTCGAGCAAGCGCTCGAGTTCATCGCTGCCGACGAATGTGTCGAGGTCACCCCCAACTTCGTGCGCCTGCGCAAGACGGTGCTGAACGCCGGCGAGCGGGCCCGAACCCTGAAGCGCCTCAAGCACGAGCGCAGCTAGGTACCAGGTGCTGGGCACCGGGTACGGTGTCGCCATGCGGATCGAAGCGTGCGAAGCCACGCTGGGGGCGACCGTCACCGATGTATCGCTGGCGGCACTCAGCAACCGGGAATGGCAGGCCATCGAGCAGGCGTTCCTGGACCATGCGGTGCTGATCTTTCCCGGCCAACACCTGAGCTCTGACGATCAGGTCGACTTCGCCAAGCGATTCGGCCCGATCGAACACCTGGCCGCCGGACGCGAGATCGTTCCCATCAGCAACGTCGAACCCGATGGTTCGATGCGCGGGCCCGACCATCCGGTCATGCACACCCTGCTGGGCAACGAGGGCTGGCACACCGACAGCACATACCAGCCGGTGTCGTCGCTGGGAGCGGTGCTGCAGGCCATCGAGGTCCCTGCTGAGGGTGGCGAGACCGAGTGGGCCGACATGCGAGCCGCCTACGAGGCGCTCGACTCAGACACCCGCACCCGCATCGCCGACCTGGCCGCCCACCACTCGATCCGCTATTCGCAGCGCCGGGCCGGGTTTGGTGGCGAGTATTCAGGCGCCTACGGATACGAGGTAGACGCCGCTCCACTTCGCCCACTGGTCAAGACCCATCCGGTTACCGGCCGACCTGCCCTGTTCACCGGACGCCACGCCCACGACATCCCGGGGATGGATCCGGCCGACAGCGAGCGACTTCTTGATGCTCTGCTAGACGAGGCGTGCCAGGCACCACGGGTGATCTCGCACCGCTGGAAGCCCGGCGACGTGGTGCTGTGGGACAACCGCTGCGTGCTGCACCGGGCCCGCCCTTACGACATCACCCAACGCCGGGTGATGAAACACGTTCGCATCGCAGGCGACCCCGCCACAGAGTCGGGTATCTAGGCGCGCCCACGGGTCTCGACCGCCGATTCTGGGTCCCCTTCCGAATCTGGGGTGCGATTTCGACCAGCGGTGACCCACATCTGACCCCAGATTCGAAGTGACGCTCCCCTTCCCGATCTGGGGTGCGAATTCGACCACCCGTGACCCACATCTGACCCCAGATTCGGAGTGGGTGCGGGGCGAGGATGCCGAGACCCCGGATGGGCCGCAGTAACTTGAGTTGCGGTTCGAAAGAGGAGTGCCCCAAACCATGTCGATCTTCGAAGAAGAGCACGATCTGTTCCGACAGAGCTTCCGCAGCTTCCTGAACGACCGCATCGTGCCTCGTATCGACGAGTTCGAGAAGGCCCAGATCATGGACCGCACCCTGTTCGCAGAGGCCGGCAGCCACGGCTTTCTGGGCATGGCGATCCCCGAGCAGTACGGCGGCGGCGGTGTCGACGACTTCAGGTTCAACGCCATCATCGACGAGGAGTTGGCGTACGCCCAGGCCGGTGCGGGGCCCGGTGGTTTCACGCTGCACAACGACATCACCACGCCGTATTTCGTCGAATACTGCACCGACGAGCAGGCGGCCAGGTGGTTGCCCGGCATCGCATCGGGCGAGCTGATCACCGCCATCGCCATGACCGAACCCGGCACCGGGTCGGATCTGGCGTCGATCGCAACCACCGCCGTTCGAGACGGCGACGAATACATCGTCAATGGGGCCAAGACCTTCATCACCAACGGCATCAACAGCGACCTGGTGATCACCGTGTGCCGCACGGGCGAGGGTCGGGGCGGTCTGTCGCTGCTGGTCCTGGAGCGGGGTATGCCGGGGTTCGAGCGGGGCCGCAACCTCGACAAGATCGGCCAGCACTCGGGCGACACCGCCGAACTGTTCTTCGACGATGTGAGGGTTCCGGCGGCGAACCTGCTGGGTGAGGAGGGCAAGGCGCTCGAGTATCTCCAGTTCAATCTGGCCCAGGAGCGCCTTTCGATTGGTGTCAGCGGCCTGGCCACCGCCGAGGCGGCACTGGGTTGGACGGTCGACTATGTGAAGGAACGCCAGGCGTTCGGGCAGGCGATCGCCGGCTTCCAGAACACCAAGTTCGTGCTGGCCGAGGTGTCGACCGAGATCGCCGTCACCCGGCCGTTCATCGAACAGTCGATCACCAAGTTGAACGAGGGCACGTTGAGCCCGGCCGACGCGGCCAGGGCCAAGCTGTGGGCGTCGGAGTTGCAGGGCCGCGTGGTCGACAGGTGCTTGCAGTTGTTCGGCGGGTACGGCTACATGAACGAGTACCCGATCGGTCGGGCATATGCCGATGCCCGAATCGCCCGCATTTATGGGGGTACCTCGGAGATCATGAAGACCATAATTTCCAAAGACGTGCTCGGCTGAGCACGGACCAGACAAAACAGACGTGCTCGGCTGAGCACGGACCAGACAAAACAGACGTGCTCGGCTGAGCACGGTTCGGGGCAGGGGGTAACCATGCTCGACGCGTCGATCGTTGCGGTGAGTCCGAGGTCTCTGACAGGCGACGTTGCCCGCTGGATCGACGAGATCGCTGCTCGCCTGATCGCCATCAAAGAGCCGACTCCGGGCGGGGCGCGTTGGTGTGTGCTCGAGCGAAGCGTGGTTAGCCAAGCGGTGCGGACTGCCCCGGCCGGCACCTCCGTTGCCGATGCGCTCGGCCTGGCGGGCATGCCCTCGGTTGCGATCACAGGCCCCAACACCTTGTTCACCGAAGCTCCCCCGCAGGGTCTGCTGTTCGTGGAGGGCAGGCGAATATTGGGTTATCTGGCCGCGGGCGAGCCTGTGCCCGAGCCTTTGATGGCCCGCCGCCTGCCTGGCTCGAACATCGGCGGTTCGGCCGTGAGCGTGGGTGCAAGGCGGGGTGCACCGGCTGCGGACGACCCAGAAACAGGGCTGTATCCGTTCACCGATGGGCCCGCGAGCGTGCAGCCGGACACCGCATTCGTGGTCGAGGTAGGTGTTTCCGTTTACGCCGACGACGCCACAGGTGCCCGGCTGGATTTGGCAACCGAGGGTTCGGTAGAGCTCGAGATCCTGGTGATGTCTGACGAGTTCAGCGCCAAGGGCGGTGCCAGGCACACGCTCGTGTTCGACCCTGCCACCGAGCCCGTTTCCATCGTCTGTGTCGAGATGGTGACCAACCCTGCCAGGTCGGAAGTGCCCCACGCCTGGGCCGAGTCGACCGGCGAGATCGACTTCCTGTTCCTGCACGATGGACTTCCGGTGGGTCGAGTGCGTCACCGCGTTTCGGTCGATGTCGGCGGCGATGAGACGTTGACCATGGACTCAGGAAGCTGGCTGGGCGCAGAGGCGCCTCCGTGCTCGATGTCGATCGCGTCGACCCTGCCAGAGCCCGACCTGACCATCATCATCACCGCGTCGGCAGAGGTAGGAACTGGCAGGTTCGTGGCGTGCCTTAGATCGCGTCACCTCGAGGCCGGGTCGGTCACCGCCGGCATAGATCTGGGGTCGGATGCCGCCGCTTTCGCCGAGGTGATCATGAAGACGATCCCTTCTCAGGACGGCGAGGTCTTCATCGACGAAACCATCGCCGGCATCTCCAAGGTAATCGCCCGCACGGTCGACGATCCGCAGTTCTGGACGAGCGTTTCGGCGTGCCTGTCTGCGGCGCAGGCCCAGCGTGGCGAGGCCCCCAGCGTGCTGTTGTTGACGTCCGAGTCGTTCGTTCCGTGGGAGCTCGCCGACATCGGCGCAACCCCAGTCGCCCCCGACGCTCCCCCGCTGCTGGCGGCCCAAGCACGGGTCGGTCGGTGGATTCTGGACGACGTCCACTGCACCCCGATGGCTGATCAGTTGACGGTTGACATCGACCGCATTGCGACTGTGGTGGGCGAGTATCAGCCCACCTCGGGTCTGGCCCGCCTGCCTCTGGCCGAGGAAGAAGGCCAGTACCTGCGCGACCAGCTGGGTGCGACCTACGTCAGCGCCACGGCCGACGAGGTCGACATCGTGTTGGGCGCCCGGCTTCGCGACCCGTTTCAGATTCTGCACTTCGCCTGCCACGGCAATGTGACTCCGCTGGGCATGAACGCGCTGTACATGAACAACGGCAAGGAGTTGCTGCACTTCGCGATCGAGGCCTCGGCTGCGGGCCGCGAATATCGTCCGCTGGTGTTCTTGAACGCATGCCGGGTCGGTGCGGGCCAGTCGCAGCTGAACCAGTACGGGGGCTTCGCGGGATCGTTTCTGCGGGCCGGCTACAGCGGGTTCATCGGGCCGCTGTGGGCGGTGGACGACACGGTTGCCCACGAGGTGGCCACCGACTTCTACTCCGGACTTGCCAGCGAGAACAGGCCCGCCGAGATACTGCGCACAATCCGCACCCGATTCGTCGCCACCGACGAGGTCCAGGCGCCACCCTCGACCTACCTCGCATACGTCTTCTACGGGCACCCCGACCTTGCGTTGAACGGTGTCAGGTCCACCAGCGGAGCACAGCAGTGACGACCCGATTGGACGGTGGCCACCAGCAGCTGGATCTGGGCCCCAAGTACCGCCTGCGCGCGCCCGGTTTCGTCGGCACAGCCGAGGTCCATGCCGCAGGGTCAACCGTCAGGTCATCGGCGCCGGCGGCGTTTCCCGCAACCTTGGCCGCTGCCCTGGATAACGAGTCGATCACCGAACTCGATTCGATCGTGCTGAGCCTGGCCACCGAGGCTTCGCCGGCCATGTCGACGTCTCGCCTGCGCAGCAGCAGCGGCGAGGCGGCAGTCGAACTGGAGATGAACGACCTGGGCCCTGATGTTGGCCAGGTCGTGCTGGCCGTCGACGACAGCGGCGTCGCCACCTGGCATTACCCCGACCCGGGCTCGCCGACCGGCACGCAGCGCTTTGTGCTGAGGTCGCCCGACCCGACGGTCCCCGAACCGGGCGCCACGACCCGAGGAATCCTCGGCGTGGGCATGCGACTGGTGAGGACGTTTGTCTATTCGGTGTCCGACCCGGTGGTGGGGGCCCTGGGGGCCAAGTCGGCCGGGCTGTGGGAGCGGGCGCGCCGGCCCTATCGGCTCAGGCCCTTCACGCCCGAGAACCATTCGACCAACACCGATGCCGAGCTGTCTTCGGACGATCTGCGCCGGCTGGGTTCGGGCCGGGCACTGCTGTTCGTTCATGGCACCTTCAGCCAGGCCCACTCGGGTTTCGGCACCATTGATCCCGCGTTGCTGGCCCGGCTTCACCAGGTCTACGAGGGTCGGGTGTTTGCGTTCGATCACCCGACGATGTCGGTCGACCCAATAGCGAACGCTGCCGCCCTGTTCGAGCGCCTACCAGGCGATGTCGGCTACGACCTGGACATCGTCGCCCACAGCCGAGGCGGGCTGTTGGGGCGGGTGTTGTGCGGCGAGCATCCAGGATTCGACGCCAACCGGTCGAGGGTTGCGGTCGGCAAGCTGGTGATGGCGGGCACCCCCAACCGAGGCACCGACATCGTCACCCCCGATCACCTGCCCAACCTGCTGGACCGCTACACCACGCTGTTGACCCTGATGCCGTTGGGACCCCTGGGCGAGGCGATCGATGCCGTGCTGGCCGTTGTGAAGATGCTGGGACACGGCATCCTGGACGGGCTCGACGGACTGTCGTCGATGGACCCGAAGGGCCAGTTCATCAGGGGATTTGGCAGGGCCGAATTGCCCGAGTCGACGTATTACGCGCTGGCTGCCAACTATCGGCCCGAGTCTGCGGGGCTCGCCGCATGGCTACGCAACGAGGCTCTCGACTCGGTGTTCGGGGGCGAGCCCAACGACATGGTGGTGCCGGCTCCCAGCGTCGAGGCGGCTCCGCTGGACGTAGCCAATCGCTTCCGCTTCGAGTTCGACGAAGGGGTGCACCACAGCGGCTACTTCTCGGCGCCGCGCACCACCGAACTGCTCGCACAGATCCTCACCGGCTGAGTAGCCAGAAACACGCGATCACGGGGGCGGCAGCAGGCACTCGTCGCTGGTCTTGCACTGCACCACGATCGAGATGCCGATTCCGAGGTCGTCTCGCACGGGGACGCAAGGATCTCCGCGGGTTATCGGCGTACCAGCAGGCGGGTTCTGAGAGATGACTGCGTCGGGCGGGAGCCCGCTGAGCGGGTCCCAGCTGCTGAAGACGGTGACCTGCTCGCTTCCGCAGGCCGCCACCAGTGCAGCGATGGCCGCGTCTGCGTTGACCATGCCGACCAGGGTGGGCATCTGGGCGGTCTGTGGTTGCTTGGGGCACCAGCCCAATCCGACGCGATCCTCTTCTGCGCTGCAGTATTCGGGGTCGGAGTAGAAGATCGTGATGGTCTGCGAGAAGCCCTGCGGCGAGCAGTAGCCGTCGAGCAGCTCGATGACCGAGCCTGCGGCCGGGATCTGGTGGATGATCGTCCCGTCGGCGACCGGGTTGTTGGGATCCCATGCCGGCTCGGGGAACAAGATGTCGCTGCCGCACGCCAGGCCGAGCTTGGTGGCGGCAGCTTGTATCGAGTCGAGACCTATCAACCCCGGCATCTCGTACGATCCGCCAACCACGAACTCGGGCTCGGCAGCAGTGGTGGTGGTTGACGACGTGCTGGTTGACGACGCGGTGGTTGAGGAGGTGCTAGGTGACGCTGTGGTGGTTGTCGCCGAGGTCGTGGTCGACGAGGAGCTGGTGGTCGTCGTCGGCGGGCCGTCATCGCCCGAAAGAGCGGCGAACAAAACCCAGCCGGCAACGGCTGCTGCAAACACGACTGCCATTTGAACGACGCGACGAGACCACAGGGGTGGCGTGCCGGGGTGTTCGCGTTCGTAGCGCTCGTCTTGTTCGGTGGTGTCGGCCGCAGCAGCTGGCTCTGGGACGGTGTCGTCCAGAACCTCGAACAACTGACCCGTGGGCGAACGCATGAACAGCACTGGGGTTGCCCACTCGGTTGCGTTGCCCCCCGAGTACAGCGAGATTCGTGCCGACGTGACGGCTTCGTCGATGGGCTCGCCCGAGCTCATCGACCTGTACAACTCGCGGGCGAAGTCGACAGCTGCGGCGTCGGAGATCTCGAACTGCATGGCGATGGCCGCGGGCAGGCCCCGCTGGATGAGACCCTGGGCCAGGCCCGAGAACGGGTCGGTCGACGAGCTCCGCGCTCCCTCACATGCGTTGAGAATCGCCAACTGCAGGGGGCGGTGGTTGCTCATCAACACCGCCAACTCGTCAGAGTTGACCGCCCTGGGTTCGCCCAATTCGGTTTCGAACAACAAAGCGCCCCGGCCCTCGGCCCGCTCGAAGTCGCCATGCCCGATGAAATGGAACACGTGATACTGGCCCTGCTGAAGGGCGCCCTGCAGGGCCTCCAGCGTGGCGGTCTCGGACCTGACCAGCTCGATGCGCCCCTGGCTGCGCAGTTCGGTCGTGGCCTCTAGCAGCCTGGCCCACTCGGCTTCGGTGTCGAGCGCCTCGAACCCCGAAGGGCTCGACACCACGACCAGTGCGCGCAGCGGAGCCGTGACGCTGATGGGCTTCGGCGGGTGGGGAAGCTCGAGGTAGCGCACCACAGGCGAAGCTGTCGACAGCGCCAGGAAGCTGCCGGCACGGCGGTCGTGCAAGTACTCCCATGGCACGTCGGCCAGGTCTGGGGCCTCGGCCAGCCGCAGACGCAAGCGCAGACCCGATCCAGACGCTGCCACCGTGTTGAGCGACGCCCTGAACATGCCCCGCATCTCGCCGTCGAACAAGGTTTCGAACAGTTCGCTGCCGAACGACTCGGCGCGCACCGCCCGCTCGACTCCGTCGGCGTCGTTTCGGCTCATGTCGACGATGAACGACTCGAGCGCCAACTCCGAGAAGGGCAGCTCGAACGTATGCGAGTACTCGCCAACGGGCGACGCGATAACCCGCGCCGTGTATCCCTGCGACCGCGTGCCACTGACGTGCACATCGAATGTCTCGTAGTTGGTCATGAGCCCCCGGCAGAGACTAGCCACCCAGTGACAGCCACAGCCTCAACAGGTGCCTGGGGTTGTCGGGGTCGTCGACGTAGCCGGTGCGGGCGTGGACGATGGCGTGGTTGTTGACCAGTTGCAGATCGCCGACCTCGAGACGCATTGCGACATGCATCCCCGGTTCCTCGGCAATCGACTCCCACGTGTCGAGGGCGCACCTGGTGACATCGTCCAGTTCGATGTCGTCGAAGCGCTCGACCGAGCGGAAGTACTCGAGGTGCATGAAGGTACGAAGCCGCTGGCCGTCGAAGGCCGAGGGCACCACCTCGCTGTATCGGGTGGGCGATCCGGGCGGGCGGCGGCTGTCGAGCATCGTCGGCTGGAACAGGCGCGCGGCCAACTCGGGGCACTCGACGACCATTCGGTCGTGGACCGACACCGACGAGACCACCCGACTGTCTCCGCCGGTTGGTGCGGTCGACACGGTCAGCAGGCCGACGACATCGGCGGCGTCGCAATGGAAGCCGATGTTCTTGTTGGTGCGATAGAGCCGCTCGTTCTCGTGGTTGTCGGCGGCCAGGTCGATGACGTGACCCAACAGATCGCCGTCGGCGTTCTGACCGCCGGGCTCGCCCATGAGACATCCGACAATCCAGCACGCGGTCTCGCGCTGCGCAACTGACCAGCGATCCACCGGAAACCCCGAAACCACCACGAACCCCCGGCCGTCGACGAGGTCGTGGCGCCAGCCCTCGACCTGCTCGGCCAGCGCCGGGAACTGTGCAGCGTCAACTGGCTGCATCGAGAACTGTTCGACCGCGTGCACGTGGCTCTCGAGCTCGTCCAACGCCGGCGACGACAGCGGCAGCCTCCACACGTCGCGACCGCCTACATCGTTGGCGGTCCAGGCGGCGGGCCCACCGACCGGCGCCGTCGGCACTCCCACCGAGGGTCTGTCGAAATAGTGGCCGACCTGCTCGACGAAGGTCCTCATCTGCCAGACAGTATTCGCTGTGGTGGAATGGAGCCCCATGGACACGCCGAGAGATCAGCCGCACAGCCCGCGGTTCGCGAGCTGAAGGTGGCTCAGCAGGACCCGCGCGACTGGCTGCGAGACAGCATGGCGATGTGGCGCGACATCGTTCCAGGGATCGCCGAGCCCATGACCGCCGGGATGATCCAGATGGCCGACGTGTTCGGTGTGTCTCCGGCCAAGGTGTTCGCCGAACTCGTTGCGGCCGCCCGGTCAGATCTGGTCGGCAAGGAACTGTCGGTCGAGGTCGGTTCGACCAGGGTCGACCTGGTGCTGGACGACATCACCACCGAGGTTCACTCGCTGGGGCCCGCGGTGGGCCAGTTCGGCGACATCACCTTGTCTGCGCACGACGTGTTGCTGCACGGGGTGCGCATCGCGCAGGCCAAGGTTGGCCTTCAGAACGTGCATCTGCGACCCGGTACACCGATGGTGCTCGTTGCTGCTCCCGTGCAGGTCGAGGTAAGGCTGGCCGAGGCCGTGGTCGCCGCATTGGTCAGCGACGCCGATGTCGGCGTCAGCTTCGAGATCGTCGATGCCAAACCGCGGGTGAGATCGCTCGGTAGGCCCGCGATGGGTTATCTCGAGGTCGAGTTGGCACCCGCGGTGGACCATGTGATGATCTCGGCGGTGGCCGCCTCCAACGACAGGTGGCGTCTCGAACGGGGCCTGCGCAGGCTGCCATCGGTGCGGTTCGACCTGCCCCGCGAGCTGCGCGGAGTGATCAAACACATCGAGGTCGAAGGCGACGGCGTTGTCCTGAGGGGAAACTTCGACCAGCTGGCCGAACCCGTCAGCCGGGCCCAGATCGATCAGGTGCTGCGCCGCCTGCAGACCTTCACCGGCGACCGCTTGCGCATTCCACGCATCTGAGCTGGCAGCAACATGGTCCGTCGTCAGCGGCGGGCGATCAGCTCGATCTCTACTTGTGCGCCCAGCGGCAGCGCGGCGACCCCAATGGTGGTGCGTGCCGGGAACGGCTCCGCGAAGCGGGTGCGGTAGGCGTCGTTCATCTCATCGAACGTCGCCATGTCGGTCAAGAAGACGTTGACCTTCACGACGTCGTCGGGGCCCAAGCCGGCGCCGGCCAGCACGGCGAACAGGTTGTCGAAACAACGGTGCGTCTGAGCGCCGACTCCCCGTCGACCAGCTGTCCCGTGGCGGGGTCCAGCGGTGTCTGCCCAGAGCAGAACACGGTGCCGTCCGAGTCGATCGCGTGGCTGTATGGCCCCACGGCGACCGCCCCGGCGCGGAAACGGGCACTCTCTTGGCGTTCACTTCGACTCCCCCTGACAACGTCGCCGGGCACCCGCTCGGCGTTGGTGGCCCAGGGTAATCGCGGCGTACCAGGTCAGTTATCGATGATGCGGCGGACACCGCCGCCCAGCAGGGCGACCAGCACGTCGCCATTGGGGTCGGTGCCGAACGCGACGGCACCCGGAGCCCGCAAGCCCAGGTCGACCACCGATACCGCATCGCCGCCCACGATCTGCAAACCCGAGATCACGCCGCTGCAATAGTCGGAGAACAGATACACGCCCTCTAGCGCTGCAAGCCCGCCTCGCGACACCACTCCCCGGTTATCGAGCAGCCCTGGTCGTGTCCGTAGGCGTAGATGGGGAAGAACGGATCGGCGGCCGCAACGTCGGAGAACCTCACGTCGCCCTCCCACGCCTTCCAGCCATAGTTGCGTCCACCGCCCGAACCAGCGGGTTCGAGGTTTATCTCCTCTCGCGAACCCTGGCCGACATCGGCGATCCACAGATCGCCGGTGGCCGAGTCGAACGCAAACCTCCAAGGGTTGCGCAGCCCGTAGGCCCAGATCTCGGCACGCACCCCGGCTTCACCCACGAATGGGTTGGTGCCTGGCACCGAATAGGGCGCCCCCGCCGAGGGTGTGGGGTCGATGCGGTAGATGGTGCCGAGCAGGTTGGATCGGTTCTGGGCGTTGTTCGACGGATCGCCCCCGCTGCCGCCATCGCCCGAAGACGCCCACACCAGCCCGTCTTCGGTGACATGAATGTCGCCGCCGTTGTGGTTGGCGAACGGCTGGGGAATGGTCAACAGCAGCCGACGTGTGGGGGGTGAAACGGTCAGGTCGTATTCGGCCAGTTCGACGCTGCCGGCCAGGTTGGTGTGGTCGAGGTAGAGCTTCGTGCCGTCTGGCGAGAAGTCGAAGCCAAGCAGGCCGCGTTCGTTGTCGGTGGCGGTGAGGTTCGACATGTCGAGCAGGGTCGTGCGCACCGCGGAACCCATGTCGTACCTCACTATGCGGCCCGACCTCTCGGCGACGTACACCCCGGACGAATCGCCGGGCCTCGACCGGATGGCGACGGGCTCGTCGAAAATGCCGAGGGTCTCGAACGCCAGGTCGGCTTGGTCGAGCGGCACCTCGGCGGTGGGCGGGCCCGCTACAGGTGCCCCGAGCCTGGGTGCCAGGCCGCTCTGCTGGAGCTGACCCTTGGCGGTGACCATCCAGTGGCCGTCTCCGCCGGGGGTCACGGCAGCCGCTGCGAAGCGGACGCCGCGTGCAGCGTTCGAACCGATGAAGGTGGCGTCGCCGAAGTCGAACTCACCTCCGTCGAGGGCGAACAGGCGATAGCCGCGTCCCGACGGCGTTGGGGTCATGGACATCACCGGCAGGTCAAGAGCGATGGCGCCGGTCGAACCGAAGAACCCCGCATCACCAAACGCAAACACCCCACCATCGGACGCTACCAACCAATAACCACCACCAGTAGGCGTCGCAGCCATCCCCACCACCGGCTCAACCAAAGCCAACCCACCCGTCGACCCAAAGAACCCCGCATCACCAAACGCAAACACCCCACCATCGGACGCTACCAACCAATAACCACCACCAGTAGGCGTCGCAGCCATCCCCACCACCGGCTCAACCAAAGCCAACCCACCCGTCGACCCAAAGAACCCCGCATCACCAAACGCAAACACCCCACCATCAGAAGCAACCAACCAATAACCACCACCAGTAGGCGTGATAGCTGCGCCGACTATCGGTTGGGCCAGGCCGATGCCCGCCAGATCGCCCAGGTCTGGGGCTTCGCCATAGGACCAGACCACGCCGTCGCTCTCGACGATGATGTAGCCGTCGCCGTCAGGAACAGCGGCTACAGCCACGACGTCAATTGGCGTCGCGGCCCCGGCGGGCCCTGATGCAACCGGTGGCACAATCGCCAGACAGGCAGCAGCTATGAGGACCAGGGCGATGCGGCGCATGGGTACCTGGTACCACATGCCAGGGTCGATCTGCGGTCGGGGCGGGTCAACCGTCGACGGTGACCTCGTGCAACAACCCTGTTTCGACCTCGTACACAAAACCGCGGATGTGGTCCTTGTGAAGGATGAACGGGCTCATCTGCAAGCGCCGAATCGACTGTTTGACGTCGTCGTAGGGGCTGTCGAACGAGTCGAAGGTCCACGCGGGGCGCACACCGGTGGTCTCCTCGAGTTCGCGGCGCAGACTGACCTCATCGAGGTTCTGCAGGCCGCAGTTGGTGTGGTGCAGCAGCACGATCTCGCGGGTACCCATCGCCTTTTGCGACAGATACACCGACCTCAGCACATCGTCGGTGATGATGCCTCCGGCGTTGCGGATGACGTGGGCCTGACCGTTGTGGAGCCCCAGGATCTGGAAGATGTCCATCCGCGAGTCCATGCAGGCCACCACAGCCATGTGCATGGTGGGCCGCACCTGCAACTCGCTGTCGTGGAAATGCTCGGCGTAGGCCTTGTTGGCCTCGACCAGCTGATCGGTATGA contains these protein-coding regions:
- a CDS encoding TauD/TfdA family dioxygenase translates to MRIEACEATLGATVTDVSLAALSNREWQAIEQAFLDHAVLIFPGQHLSSDDQVDFAKRFGPIEHLAAGREIVPISNVEPDGSMRGPDHPVMHTLLGNEGWHTDSTYQPVSSLGAVLQAIEVPAEGGETEWADMRAAYEALDSDTRTRIADLAAHHSIRYSQRRAGFGGEYSGAYGYEVDAAPLRPLVKTHPVTGRPALFTGRHAHDIPGMDPADSERLLDALLDEACQAPRVISHRWKPGDVVLWDNRCVLHRARPYDITQRRVMKHVRIAGDPATESGI
- a CDS encoding acyl-CoA dehydrogenase family protein, with the translated sequence MSIFEEEHDLFRQSFRSFLNDRIVPRIDEFEKAQIMDRTLFAEAGSHGFLGMAIPEQYGGGGVDDFRFNAIIDEELAYAQAGAGPGGFTLHNDITTPYFVEYCTDEQAARWLPGIASGELITAIAMTEPGTGSDLASIATTAVRDGDEYIVNGAKTFITNGINSDLVITVCRTGEGRGGLSLLVLERGMPGFERGRNLDKIGQHSGDTAELFFDDVRVPAANLLGEEGKALEYLQFNLAQERLSIGVSGLATAEAALGWTVDYVKERQAFGQAIAGFQNTKFVLAEVSTEIAVTRPFIEQSITKLNEGTLSPADAARAKLWASELQGRVVDRCLQLFGGYGYMNEYPIGRAYADARIARIYGGTSEIMKTIISKDVLG
- a CDS encoding CHAT domain-containing protein; the encoded protein is MLDASIVAVSPRSLTGDVARWIDEIAARLIAIKEPTPGGARWCVLERSVVSQAVRTAPAGTSVADALGLAGMPSVAITGPNTLFTEAPPQGLLFVEGRRILGYLAAGEPVPEPLMARRLPGSNIGGSAVSVGARRGAPAADDPETGLYPFTDGPASVQPDTAFVVEVGVSVYADDATGARLDLATEGSVELEILVMSDEFSAKGGARHTLVFDPATEPVSIVCVEMVTNPARSEVPHAWAESTGEIDFLFLHDGLPVGRVRHRVSVDVGGDETLTMDSGSWLGAEAPPCSMSIASTLPEPDLTIIITASAEVGTGRFVACLRSRHLEAGSVTAGIDLGSDAAAFAEVIMKTIPSQDGEVFIDETIAGISKVIARTVDDPQFWTSVSACLSAAQAQRGEAPSVLLLTSESFVPWELADIGATPVAPDAPPLLAAQARVGRWILDDVHCTPMADQLTVDIDRIATVVGEYQPTSGLARLPLAEEEGQYLRDQLGATYVSATADEVDIVLGARLRDPFQILHFACHGNVTPLGMNALYMNNGKELLHFAIEASAAGREYRPLVFLNACRVGAGQSQLNQYGGFAGSFLRAGYSGFIGPLWAVDDTVAHEVATDFYSGLASENRPAEILRTIRTRFVATDEVQAPPSTYLAYVFYGHPDLALNGVRSTSGAQQ
- a CDS encoding alpha/beta hydrolase — protein: MTTRLDGGHQQLDLGPKYRLRAPGFVGTAEVHAAGSTVRSSAPAAFPATLAAALDNESITELDSIVLSLATEASPAMSTSRLRSSSGEAAVELEMNDLGPDVGQVVLAVDDSGVATWHYPDPGSPTGTQRFVLRSPDPTVPEPGATTRGILGVGMRLVRTFVYSVSDPVVGALGAKSAGLWERARRPYRLRPFTPENHSTNTDAELSSDDLRRLGSGRALLFVHGTFSQAHSGFGTIDPALLARLHQVYEGRVFAFDHPTMSVDPIANAAALFERLPGDVGYDLDIVAHSRGGLLGRVLCGEHPGFDANRSRVAVGKLVMAGTPNRGTDIVTPDHLPNLLDRYTTLLTLMPLGPLGEAIDAVLAVVKMLGHGILDGLDGLSSMDPKGQFIRGFGRAELPESTYYALAANYRPESAGLAAWLRNEALDSVFGGEPNDMVVPAPSVEAAPLDVANRFRFEFDEGVHHSGYFSAPRTTELLAQILTG
- a CDS encoding CHAT domain-containing protein gives rise to the protein MTNYETFDVHVSGTRSQGYTARVIASPVGEYSHTFELPFSELALESFIVDMSRNDADGVERAVRAESFGSELFETLFDGEMRGMFRASLNTVAASGSGLRLRLRLAEAPDLADVPWEYLHDRRAGSFLALSTASPVVRYLELPHPPKPISVTAPLRALVVVSSPSGFEALDTEAEWARLLEATTELRSQGRIELVRSETATLEALQGALQQGQYHVFHFIGHGDFERAEGRGALLFETELGEPRAVNSDELAVLMSNHRPLQLAILNACEGARSSSTDPFSGLAQGLIQRGLPAAIAMQFEISDAAAVDFARELYRSMSSGEPIDEAVTSARISLYSGGNATEWATPVLFMRSPTGQLFEVLDDTVPEPAAAADTTEQDERYEREHPGTPPLWSRRVVQMAVVFAAAVAGWVLFAALSGDDGPPTTTTSSSSTTTSATTTTASPSTSSTTASSTSTSSTTTTAAEPEFVVGGSYEMPGLIGLDSIQAAATKLGLACGSDILFPEPAWDPNNPVADGTIIHQIPAAGSVIELLDGYCSPQGFSQTITIFYSDPEYCSAEEDRVGLGWCPKQPQTAQMPTLVGMVNADAAIAALVAACGSEQVTVFSSWDPLSGLPPDAVISQNPPAGTPITRGDPCVPVRDDLGIGISIVVQCKTSDECLLPPP